CGTCAAAATATCTGACGGCGATACCATTACCGTGCTAACACCACAAAAAGAGCAAGTCAAAGTAAGGCTTCACGGTATAGACGCACCAGAGAAAAAACAAGCTTACGGCAACAAATCGCGACAATTTTTATCAAATTTAATAGCTGGCAAAGAAGTTGAAGTCAAAGAAAAAGGCAAAGATATATATAAGCGCACGATCGGCACGATATATTTAAACGGCACAGAC
This is a stretch of genomic DNA from Campylobacter sp. RM6914. It encodes these proteins:
- a CDS encoding thermonuclease family protein, producing MSSINFLAILAIAFPLLANPAKVVKISDGDTITVLTPQKEQVKVRLHGIDAPEKKQAYGNKSRQFLSNLIAGKEVEVKEKGKDIYKRTIGTIYLNGTDINTQMVASGYAWAYVKYSKDYVNLEKEARRQKLGLWRDKKPIPPWEFRKR